Proteins from one Halovivax limisalsi genomic window:
- a CDS encoding DoxX family membrane protein produces the protein MSSDSSAGRATSPGRVHPFGRLAAAALTIGAVVLSSGIGRAHEEYVTDEREDVELAAFYREALSDPAVVGPLLVAGVALALAIGAYLYGRPVRRDLLAFRVAMSEYREYVPWLLRISFGIPLIGAGFSGYFVSPAVAADVRLLQVLLGFLLLFGLTTRLAAIAALVVYVVGLAFAPALLLQFEVVGGALAIAILGGGTPSADHVLLRLAETEGTITGRFDTVARFGHAIQARVAPLRRYVPTVCRIGLGLTFVYLGASQKLLDPGLALAVVSRYDLSGVLPVPPELWVLGAGLTEILLGLGLLVGAFTRAVSVTALVVFTATLFALPDDPVLAHVGLFGLASVLLITGAGPWSVDARLSRHDPTVHVPSPGDPVPTTDD, from the coding sequence ATGTCGAGTGACTCGTCGGCCGGCCGCGCAACGTCACCCGGTCGCGTTCACCCGTTCGGCCGGCTGGCTGCCGCCGCGCTCACGATCGGGGCGGTGGTGCTGTCCAGCGGTATCGGGCGCGCTCACGAGGAGTACGTCACGGACGAGCGCGAGGACGTCGAACTGGCGGCGTTCTATCGGGAGGCACTGTCCGACCCGGCGGTCGTCGGCCCGTTGCTCGTCGCGGGCGTCGCGCTCGCGCTCGCGATCGGGGCGTACCTCTACGGGCGGCCGGTCCGTCGCGACCTGCTCGCCTTTCGGGTCGCGATGAGCGAGTACCGCGAGTACGTCCCCTGGTTGCTTCGCATCTCGTTCGGTATTCCCCTGATCGGCGCCGGTTTCAGCGGCTACTTCGTCAGTCCGGCGGTCGCGGCCGACGTGCGACTCCTCCAGGTTCTGCTCGGGTTCCTGCTGTTGTTCGGCCTCACAACCCGTCTTGCCGCGATCGCGGCGCTCGTCGTCTACGTGGTCGGGCTGGCGTTCGCCCCGGCGCTCTTGCTCCAGTTCGAGGTGGTCGGCGGCGCGCTCGCGATCGCGATCCTCGGGGGCGGGACGCCGAGCGCGGATCACGTACTACTCCGGCTCGCCGAGACGGAGGGGACGATCACCGGCCGGTTCGACACGGTGGCTCGGTTCGGCCACGCGATCCAGGCCCGGGTCGCGCCGCTTCGCCGGTACGTCCCGACCGTCTGTCGGATCGGCCTCGGCCTGACGTTCGTCTACCTCGGCGCGAGTCAGAAGCTCCTCGATCCGGGACTCGCCCTGGCCGTCGTGTCCCGGTACGATCTCTCCGGGGTTCTTCCGGTTCCGCCGGAGCTGTGGGTGCTCGGCGCCGGACTGACCGAAATCCTCCTCGGTCTGGGGCTGCTGGTCGGGGCGTTCACCAGGGCCGTCTCGGTCACCGCACTGGTCGTCTTCACCGCCACGCTGTTCGCCCTGCCGGACGATCCCGTACTCGCTCACGTCGGGCTGTTCGGGTTGGCGTCGGTCCTCCTGATCACCGGCGCCGGGCCGTGGTCCGTCGACGCCCGGCTCTCCCGGCACGATCCCACCGTTCACGTTCCGTCGCCCGGTGACCCCGTGCCGACGACGGACGACTGA